The Acanthochromis polyacanthus isolate Apoly-LR-REF ecotype Palm Island chromosome 5, KAUST_Apoly_ChrSc, whole genome shotgun sequence genome includes a window with the following:
- the LOC110955583 gene encoding uncharacterized protein LOC110955583, whose amino-acid sequence MEMQEENQRLEGGQLISVPHKDTIRLLEVYVKRSLSMNDGFLGDKRPSKKEKWVTMAKRHRRHSSDPSLHLAEGLSDEEIGVFSVVEPPNSLPETCPEEPEKPKKKKKKKKKKTKKPSLWKSFVGLFSPKSSKDKEEDKEEDEEDDSPPDMSEPSAPATPVTLRKKSMKRKSLRRRFSKKRLSLIKINKPGKDLNPDDITGVEAVISVEPTYSYYEKVTEELEKIVHEVKDEAKPLSDEEVLERIIALTKEQGDAINGKLRENPTLSNFFQGMTYSSFQKLADDYLQKEAPPIHNPPTVLPTAPELVKLAFTLDFTARIAGLSRQSVGHITGLGNRYLQDRFKYRQACTDHPWSDSDD is encoded by the exons ATGGAAATGCAAGAGGAAAACCAAAGGCTGGAGGGCGGCCAGCTGATTTCTGTCCCTCACAAGGACACAATCCGTCTGCTGGAGGTGTACGTCAAGCGCAGCCTCAGCATGAACGACGGCTTCCTGGGAGATAAGAGGCCCAGCAAGAAGGAGAAGTGGGTGACCATGGCAAAAAGACATCGACGACATTCCAGCGACCCGTCTCTTCACTTGGCCGAGGGGTTAAGCGACGAGGAAAttggtgtgttttctgtggtCGAACCTCCGAACAGTCTGCCCGAGACGTGTCCTGAAGAACCGGAAAAGcccaaaaagaagaagaagaagaagaagaagaagacaaagaaaccCTCACTGTGGAAGAGTTTTGTTGGACTTTTCTCTCCGAAGAGCAGCAAGGACAAAGAGGAGGACAAagaggaggacgaagaggacGACAGCCCGCCAGATATGTCCGAGCCGTCGGCACCCGCGACTCCGGTCACCTTACGGAAGAAATCCATGAAAAGGAAGTCCTTAAGAAGGAGGTTCTCAAAAAAACGGCTGTCtctgataaaaataaataaacccgGGAAAGATCTCAACCCCGATGACATCACCGGAGTGGAAG CTGTCATCAGTGTGGAGCCAACGTACTCTTATTACGAGAAGGTGACAGAGGAACTGGAAAAAATAGTCCACGAGGTCAAAGATGAAGCCAAACCTCTTTCAGATG AGGAAGTACTCGAAAGAATCATCGCTCTGACAAAGGAGCAGGGCGATGCCATAAATGGCAAG CTGAGAGAAAACCCCACCCTGAGCAACTTCTTCCAGGGGATGACGTACTCTTCCTTCCAGAAGCTGGCCGACGATTACCTGCAGAAAGAGGCGCCTCCGATCCACAATCCTCCCACCGTGCTCCCGACAGCGCCCGAGCTGGTCAAACTGGCCTTCACGCTCGACTTCACGGCCAGGATAGCCGGACTCTCCAGACAGAGCGTCGGCCACATTACTGGTCTGGGGAACCGATATCTACAGGACCGGTTCAAATACCGCCAG GCCTGCACAGATCACCCGTGGTCCGACAGCGATGACTGA
- the rplp2 gene encoding 60S acidic ribosomal protein P2 — protein MRYVAAYLLAVLGGNTSPSAKDIKAILGSVGIEADDERLNKVISELNGKDINEVMNSGLSKLASVPAGGAVAAPAAAGGGAAGAGAAPAAAEEKKEEKKEESEESDEDMGFGLFD, from the exons ATGCGTTACGTGGCCGCTTACCTCCTCGCTGTGCTCGGTGGAAACACCAGCCCCTCTGCTAAGGACATCAAGGCCATCTTGGGCAGCGTGGGAATTGAGGCCGATGACGAACGCTTAAATAAG GTCATTAGTGAGTTGAACGGCAAAGACATCAATGAAGTCATGAACTCAG GCCTCTCTAAGTTAGCCTCtgtgccagcaggtggcgctgtggcAGCGCCTGCCGCTGCTGGTGGTGGGGCTGCTGGAGCTGGGGCTGCACCTGCTGCTG CGgaagagaaaaaggaggagaagaaagaggaatcagAGGAGTCAGACGAAGACATGGGCTTTGGactttttgattaa